The genome window CAAGACTCTGGTTTGGTCATGTTCTACGTGGGTAGATCAAAAACTTCATCTCAGCTACGGGTGAAAGGTATGAAAACATTGGAATTATTAATATGTAAACACTTCTATTCCTGAATGttcaaatgtattcattttcaACTAACCTCTTCTTCTCTTGTGCTAATTTCAGCGGCAAGGCACTGTCCACCAAGCTGTCCTATCGGGGTACAGATAAACACAGAACGAGCGAACGCAGCTCTTCTTTCCTGGTTTCCAGCACAAGACTCTCGAAAGAATCCACCTTCAGGGTATATAATTGAGAGACAAGAGGTTGGCTCACAAGAGTGGCTGCAATGTTTGACCACAGACTCTGCAACCTCAGTGGAGATTCTTGGCGACAGTGTTCCCTGCGAGGCAGACTACAGATTTCGGATATGCAGCGTCAACAAATATGGAAAGAGTGGAAATGTAGAGTTCCCTCGAGCAGTTCATCTTGGTAAGCTCCTTTATAAGGCTGTCCATTGCATATGTATAACGAAAACACTAACAAATCTCATTCCATATTTTTCTAGTTCCAGTTGCCAGAATCCAAGCACCTCTACAAGATGCTTTGGTGCCAGAGGGCCAGGATGCCTGCTTTACCATTGAGCTCTCTGCCTCAGTTATAGGCTCTTGGTTTCTAAATGGAAATCAGCTTCAAGACGATGAACGTTTCTCCATAAGGCGTTCACGTACACACCAGTCCCTACGTATTCGCGGGGTACGAGACACAGACAATGGAGCAGAGATCACCTTCATTGCCTACGGAATTCGAGATTCTGCTGCTTTGTATTTACAAGGTGAAAACTTAACTTTGATTTTCTTTGCATTGAGATACACTGtgaaaagtaatacgctctatctactcaataaaattgtggcaacagattacacgcaatattattaattaaattcaacatataagaattgagttaaaattaatcaaattagttccttaaaagtcaaccatttaaaatgtgtaaaattagcaaacaccattacaaaaaccacaaactgacataaaaagcaaagagtgaaactggccaactaaatgaaacactgatcaccataatggtgaccaaacctTTTCAATAAagtcaacatcaacatctaaacctctgttaattcttgtgtttctctgtccttcagtgattctgcttgttttcatcaggtgtcttcaatgttggcaataaaaaataagttattaTAATTCTTAATTCAactttgacgtctgtctgttattcagatatttttgtttaaatttcacttaaattttacttgttttaaatggttgacatttaaggaactaatttgattaattctatttgttgaatttaattaataatattgcttgtaatctgttgccaaaattttatggagtagatatatcatattactttttacagtgtatatttaTGAGGATATTAACAATTTTTGTGTTGTACTGGCTTGTATATTCTTCTTAATCAGCTCCACTGGTAAAATTCACTCCACTTTCTGAAATGGATCGAAACAAATTTGTAGAGGTTGGTAACCCTATAGTACTCTACTGTGAGCTGTCAGACCCTGAGGCTCCAGTTCGCTGGTATAAGAATGGTGTTGAACTTCACTCAATGGAAGGTCTGCATATCCAATCAGAAGGAACAATGAGGAGGATTGTCATCCAATCAGCGGATTTCTCCCACTCAGGGGTGTACAGCTGCGACGCTATTGATGACGTCATCAGATTTAATGTGGAGGTTGAGGGTGAGtcaattttgttctttttttctcctttcttcAAAGTTGTTAATCAGCTTTATAATGTTGACATGTATGAAATTTAAGAATGAAGGCATAAAAGAATCTTGAACTTGCAAGCCTCTAAAGTTTACTAAATAATGTTGAATGAAAACGCATATAGCTCCACCAGTGAGGTTCTCAGTTCTTCCGGAGGGTGAGAGGAACAAATCCATTGAAGCAGGCTCAACGATAGCACTGCAATGTGAGGTCTCAGATCCAATTGCCCACGTCTCCTGGTACAAAGATGGTGCAAAACTTCTGCCACAAAGTGGACTAGACTTCAAAACTGAAGGCACAAAGAGGGAACTCTTTGTCCAGTCAGCTGAATTTTACCACTCAGGGGTGTATAGCTGCAAGACAAGGGGTGATGCTGTTCACTTCAATGTGGATGTTAAAGgtgattttgtatttttactagtgaattaaattgcattttcattttgcCAGACAACTAACAAATGGCAAGACAATGGCAATTTCGATTAAAACTGTacagatgtaaaaaaaattatttcaaattaaatgtaacaaataacaattaaaatcataaaGTGAGACTTAAATCACTCTAAAATATCCATAGCCCCACCTGTGAGGTTCTCAGCTGTCCCAGAGGTTAAACGGAGAAAGTGCATTGAAGCAGGCTGCCCCATTACTCTGCAGTGCGAGATTTCAGACTCTACTGCACAGGTCCAGTGGTACAAAGATGGGGATCAGCTCCTTGTAGAATCTGGAGTAGACATCAAATCAGATGACTGCATGAGAACACTCAGTATTCAGTCAGCACACCCGTCTCATGCCGGTGTGTACAGCTGCACAACAAAGGATGATGTCATCAAGTTTCATGTGGAAATAAGAGGTGATTTGCCATCTTTATTCCTGACTTACAAATTAACTGTATGTCTTCTTGCAATTATGCCACTAACAATCACTGCTTTCTGTTGCACTTTTGTCAcaatctttaataatgtttcaaagatttttttgttgtacaATACCTgtctcaattttttttctggtttaGTTTTACAATTTTGGATTATCTTTTTAAGCCATGATGTTCTTGTATATTCAGTTGTTACAGTACATGTTATCTTAAAGCAATAGGTCCTTTAATTTCTTGTAATTCTTGATGATTCTGATACAAACCATCATCTGTAGCTGCACCAGTGAGGTTCTCAGCTGTTCCAGAAGCTGAGAAGAATATATGCACTGAAGCTGGTGGCCACTTTGAACTCCGCTGTAAGGTCTCAGATCCCACAGTCCATGTCCGCTGGTTCCACAATAATACACAGCTTGAGCCAGAGACTGGTTTGGATATTCAGTCAGAGGGAGATTCAAGGACACTGGTAGTCAATCCAGCAGAGCCTAGTCATTCTGGATTGTACCGCTGTGAAACATCTGACGACTCTGTCCAGTTCACTGTGGATATCAAAGGTGATTTGTGACTTTTTGAGAAACTTGTACATCCAGTAACACATTTGCAAAACTAGATGCAAACTAACAAACAAGCTTTTTTGTTGTCTGCGTCTCTTAGCATTGCTGTTATGGACATGCCTCTCACCATGCATCCAACTTATGGGCAGTGATTTGATACAGATGTTACATGTTTTGCATTACTTTATTTAACTTGCTTCTTGGCAGATGGTCTGAGAAATCACAGATTAGGCAACCTAGATAACTTTTTAATAAAGGATATTAATTCTGTATATTCTTTAATAATGCAATGGATCACCTTTAGACCCACCGGTGATGTTCTCAACATTACCAGACACTGTGAAGAACCAGCTGGTTGAAGCAGACTACTCCACTGATATGCACGGTGAGATCTCAGATCCAAATGCCAAGGTGTGTTGTTACAAGGATGGTGTAGAGCTCGTCTCAAAAAGTCAGCCTCATATCAAATTGGAGTGTACCAGGAGGACGTTAGCTGTCAAGACAGCACAGCCCTCTAACTCTGGATGGTACGACTGTGTGAGAACGGGTGATGTCATCCAGTTTAATGTACAAGACCAAggtgatttttaaatatttgcttctaaccttcttaatgtttttgtgtgacAACTAACAATTGTGTGCTCTACGTAGCTTTTTTATTCTCTTTAAATGTATTCTGACTACGTTACTAGTACATGTCCTTGGCTTCAGTGGCCATAATTGGTTCTGTCTTTCTGCGTTTTGAAAAATAGTCACTTACATTGAATAAAGCATTCCTTTGTCAATGGTCATCTGTAGTGCCACCACCAACAAGTTTGGCTGATCCTGATGTTGAGATGACCAAATGCGCTGAAGAAATGGAACCTGCTGCACTGCATTATGAGATCTCAGATTCCACTCCATATGTCAGCCAGACAAAAGATGAGGAGGTCTTGCTTCCTCAATCTGAACCTGCAGCTGAATTTGAACCTGAATTGGAACTTGAATctaaatttgaatttgaatttgaacctGAATCTGAGTCTGAAGTTCACTCAGATGCATCCAGAGGAACTGTAATCATCCACTCACCTGAGACATCTCTTTTTGAAGTAAACAGCCCAAAGACACCAGATGATCCCATCCAGTTTGAAATGGACCAAGGTGGTTTGCCACTTATTTGTACGCCATTCTGAATTAGGAACATTGACATGGCTGAAGCAAGTCAGTTATTGTTTTCTTTGTGGCTTTCCTAACAGCACAACTGTCTCACTATGAGGTGTTCAGTGGTGAGACCTATGATGACTCTGTCCGGTGCACGGAGGATATAAAAGGTGATATAATGCTACCTCAACCCAAGCATTTAACCCAGCACCTCTGTGCCACTAACAAGAGCGGTTTTAACTATCCAATAGCTCTTCCTGGAGATGCTGGTCCCCTGCATCTTGGTTACCTACCCAAAACAGCTCCCAAAACTAATCCATGCTATCATGTCTTTATCCAACATCCAGTTGGTCTGCAAACCCTTCTTCCAAACTAACACTCATTCTATAGACTTACATATCTTCATTCTTCATTGAAGCACATTTCATTTAAACTTATATTGTACACCGTCTTCATTTGCTTGAGTCATCTTGTTCATGTGCCATTCAGAATCATCATCAGTATGGTGCTGACTGAAATAAGAGAACTGTAATACAGAATGAATGGCTGAGTGAATGAAAGTTGGTGATCTGAGTTCTTGCGtaatcatgttttgtttttaatgtgttttaaccAATGTTTGACTTGTTTTTAGACCACTATGTGATATGGTCATCTCTCTTACATTTTTACAATCTTGAAATAATCTTAAAAATTAACCATTCAATAAAACTACATCTTTAAAAGCTTTTCTGATTACGACGACAGAAAAGTACTTCAACTTTTCTTTGTGTAAACCACTCAACTATAGAAGAGTTCCTGAGAAGATCAGGAACTGAGGCTGAGATCAGATCTGAAAAAGAGAACAACAAACTCACAGCGGAAAGATCTGGAGAAGGGACCCCAGTGTCCATTCCAACAACCTTCAGACTGACTAAAGAGGAACCACAGCTACAACCAATGCTACAAAAACAGCTACAACCAATGCTACAACCACAGTTAGAACCAATGCT of Ctenopharyngodon idella isolate HZGC_01 chromosome 9, HZGC01, whole genome shotgun sequence contains these proteins:
- the LOC127519259 gene encoding obscurin-like protein 1; this translates as MDVFGGAPRFLAYPRPVVVQSGTDAVLKCQISGDPRPAVIWERNNEKIHPEGRYRVFEDGNVYNLIITSVTMEDSGQYICKAKNCIGETYAAATLKVEGEAQEMEFREENKPRFLIKPLSTRVGRGEDAMFSCKLWGNPRPEVMWEKDGKKLNEIFESTHFTISYQDGGWFQLKIFKTRAPDGGVYTCKARNEFGESLAGAVLLVDAGPGHEDEGNRNGYTNGHWKAHQGKQRSGRQVATRLKDDPLPNSAKVKMFAVTEGKHAKFRCYVTGKPKPEILWRKDGRLILSGRRYLLYEDREGYFTLKVLYCKQQDNGVYVCSASNTAGQTLSAVHLIVKEPPVRFKQPLNDLQVWERDLAVLECEVPEDSVPITWYLEDRRLQPGAKYGMEEWGTKRRLTIRDIGVDDDGIYLCEMADGGRSIAEVAVKGTIVRKLPRKVDVLEGENAAFCVEVEEEEMDIHWYKDGTELRETHQTILKSFGRTHILVFVNTTPQDSGLVMFYVGRSKTSSQLRVKAARHCPPSCPIGVQINTERANAALLSWFPAQDSRKNPPSGYIIERQEVGSQEWLQCLTTDSATSVEILGDSVPCEADYRFRICSVNKYGKSGNVEFPRAVHLVPVARIQAPLQDALVPEGQDACFTIELSASVIGSWFLNGNQLQDDERFSIRRSRTHQSLRIRGVRDTDNGAEITFIAYGIRDSAALYLQAPLVKFTPLSEMDRNKFVEVGNPIVLYCELSDPEAPVRWYKNGVELHSMEGLHIQSEGTMRRIVIQSADFSHSGVYSCDAIDDVIRFNVEVEAPPVRFSVLPEGERNKSIEAGSTIALQCEVSDPIAHVSWYKDGAKLLPQSGLDFKTEGTKRELFVQSAEFYHSGVYSCKTRGDAVHFNVDVKAPPVRFSAVPEVKRRKCIEAGCPITLQCEISDSTAQVQWYKDGDQLLVESGVDIKSDDCMRTLSIQSAHPSHAGVYSCTTKDDVIKFHVEIRAAPVRFSAVPEAEKNICTEAGGHFELRCKVSDPTVHVRWFHNNTQLEPETGLDIQSEGDSRTLVVNPAEPSHSGLYRCETSDDSVQFTVDIKDPPVMFSTLPDTVKNQLVEADYSTDMHGEISDPNAKVCCYKDGVELVSKSQPHIKLECTRRTLAVKTAQPSNSGWYDCVRTGDVIQFNVQDQVPPPTSLADPDVEMTKCAEEMEPAALHYEISDSTPYVSQTKDEEVLLPQSEPAAEFEPELELESKFEFEFEPESESEVHSDASRGTVIIHSPETSLFEVNSPKTPDDPIQFEMDQGGLPLICTPF